The Tenrec ecaudatus isolate mTenEca1 chromosome 12, mTenEca1.hap1, whole genome shotgun sequence genomic interval GTACTCCGTTTACCTCAGGTGTTATACGGAGGGTTgtctaagcaaaaaaaaaaaaaagcatacctCATGCTAAATATTCTCCCCCTCTCACATGGAAAGACAATCCAACTGGATGTTGAAACACTAAAAGGATGACTAATTCTCAGGAGTCTCTGCACAGGCATGTGCATTATGCCCGGTGCTGGTCTTTGCACAAAAACACTTTGACCCACAGAATGCTCGACAGAAGAGGCAGCAAGTTTAAAAATTAACatcctgtcatttgatctcccttatcatCCATTTGAATTTGTTCgagtttttattatttcctgtttctttttgattaaggttttttatctgtttttattttgttgttgttagcttggGGAGGTGGGGATCTTTTAATGTCTTTTGTAcaagtatataaaatccaggataagtaaatctatagagacagtaactaaatAATGGCTCCTTGAGGGTATGGCATGGGagattggagggaaatggggagttatTAACGATGggtgcaagaatgaagaaaatgttcgaaaacagattgtagtgatgattgtacaactcttcttgatgtgactgaactactgaattgtataatatgtaaactatatgccaataacacTTTTGGGGGGAGGAAACTAGTCAAAAATCAGAGAGAAAAAAGAACACTCCACAGAGAACTTTCATCCCTATTGGTAATCCCCACCTTAGCCTGCAATGCCCTTGAAGGTTtctaggctcacttcctgaacaGCTGTCACAAAAGATTGTCAATGCAGCCTGGTTGTCAACTCAGAATGTTCATTAAAGCCCATGGGGCGGGGATTGGGAGGGGGTGGAAACGAAAGACAATCATTTCCAGTAAGACCTAGCATCCTATTCacaaccatcaagtccatttcaacacatagcaacccaaggtagagtctccaagactgtaaatcttcacagatttAGCACCTGTGAAAGATGCAGCTAGCACCTGCTTTCTCCCAAGAATGTGAGTTTGAAGCATGGACTTGGGGGTGGCTAGTATTGCAACACTTTCCCAACGGTATCACCAGAACTCCCAGCATCCGTATACTCTAAGAACACCCCAGGTGCATAGGCAGCCAGTAGTCAGATAAGCataggactgctaacctcaaggtcagtagtgcaaacccaccagttatccgtggcagaaagatgaggctgtttcaaTGACAGTGGGTAGGTTATAgattcaaggagtcctggtggcatggtaggaTGAATTGGGCTGCAAGctacaaggttaacagttcaaaaccaccagtcactctggagGAAGAAGATGAAGTTGTTTGTTCTCAGACACATTTACAGTTTGGGGAAGACTAAGAAGCAGATCTACATTTCCCTTTAagattgctaagagtcaaaatttACTGAACAGCAGTTTTGTGGGTAGTAGATTGaattgccctggtggcacagtggtgaagcactgggctgctagccaaaaagTCCAACCTTTCAATGCACTAGCCATTCTGTGGGGGAACTACCTGACTATCTGCTCATAGGCAGACTTACAGCTTTGAAAAACAGATGTGGCAAAATAGAAGTGTGCTGTAacgtcactatgacttggaatcaactaaaAATCAATAAAGTGGTTGGGCTGAATTCTAGCAGCATTTCCAACAGGGAAGTAAAAAAATTAGTTAGCTGCAGCTTTTCAAAATTATCACTTAGGGAGGAAAATGCTTAAGCattatgtaaaatattttattatgcaGTCATTAACAATAACTATCACTACCTCTTACTCTTAGCTGATTGTAGTTAAGAGGCCATGGCTAGGTATCTATTGTGAATATTAAATCTAAGTGCATTGCAGGCACTAATAGACTGTTACATTAGGGGAGTTGACCAAGCTTTCTATACCTGTTGATAGGTTGGTACTCCATGATTCCTTCATCAGATAGAGCCCATCTTCCTGCCAATCATTTTTCTCAGAGCCCCTTTCATGTCCTTGTTCCTCAGAGTGTAGATAAAAGGGTTCAGCATGGGGGTCACCACCGTGTACATCACAGTAGTTATGGTGTCTGTCTCGGATGAGTGGGAGGATGATGGGCTGAAATACTCAGCAATTATGGTGCCATAGAAGAGGAACACCACAGCCAGATGGGAgccacaggtggagaaggctttctgctttcCCTTTGTGGATGGGACTCTCAGGACAGCAGAGGTGATGCAAATGTAGGAGACCAGGATGCAAACCAATGGGATCGTTATTATCAGACCCCCCACAGTAAGAATCAACATCTCATTGAGGTGTGTATCTGAGCAGGAGAGTTTCAAGAGAGGAGCTGCATCACAGAAATAGTGAAGGATTCTGTTGTCTGCACAGAACGAGAGTCTAGCTATCAGCAAGGTATGCAACAGAGTATTTACACAAGAAATGCCCCAAGACACAGCAACCAGCAGAGCACAGAGCCGAGGAGTCATCTTTGTTGTGTAGTGTAAGGGATGACACACAGCAACAAAGCGATCATAAGCCATGACAGCCAGGAGGAAATTGTCTATATCCACACACAGGAAAAGAAAATACATCTGAATAAAACACCCTgagaaggagatggactgactctCAAGAAGGTGATTGGTCAGCATCTTGGGGATAGTGGTAGATGTGAAGCAGATATCCACGAAGGACAGGTtgctgaggaagaagtacatggggctGTGCAGGCGGGAGTCTGTGctgatggccaggatgatgagcaggtttcCCAGGACTGTGACCAGGTACATGCTCAGGAAGAGCACGaagaggagctgctgctgctggggttGCCTAGAGAGCCACAGGAGCAGGAACTCGGAGACACTCGACTGGTTTTCCCCACTCATAGGTCTAGGTCCAGAAGCAGGGATAAGAAAGAGTGGGCAGAAACCTAGGAATTGAGgttcacatgggacaagtcaggctCCAGCCCTGGGTTTGTTTATTTTACCAGTACGCAGTCAACTTCCTGGCTCCCAGTCGTAAATGATGTGGTTCCCAGTGGATTCatccttttaattttataaaaaatATGCAGACACATACTCAGCCCATTTCTATGATTGTGTATGTCTCTTTTAACATTTCCCAATCATTTCTTCACTCCT includes:
- the LOC142423068 gene encoding olfactory receptor 1F1-like — translated: MSGENQSSVSEFLLLWLSRQPQQQQLLFVLFLSMYLVTVLGNLLIILAISTDSRLHSPMYFFLSNLSFVDICFTSTTIPKMLTNHLLESQSISFSGCFIQMYFLFLCVDIDNFLLAVMAYDRFVAVCHPLHYTTKMTPRLCALLVAVSWGISCVNTLLHTLLIARLSFCADNRILHYFCDAAPLLKLSCSDTHLNEMLILTVGGLIITIPLVCILVSYICITSAVLRVPSTKGKQKAFSTCGSHLAVVFLFYGTIIAEYFSPSSSHSSETDTITTVMYTVVTPMLNPFIYTLRNKDMKGALRKMIGRKMGSI